The nucleotide sequence ttgcaatttttttttaagtctgaCATGCCAGATAAATAGAAAATGGTTGTAATTTACATGAATCGAAATATTGTATTTAGCATGAATGAATTTGGTTCTAAAATAGGGATTTGTTATTTGAAATGATTTCACTTAGTAatcgaacttttttttttttaagcaagatACTTAGTAATCGAACTTATTAACCACTTAAAttgaattgtttgatttttttttaataaagttcaattgcttgattaaaaaattaattatactgacttaaaataattattatttagatTAAACAGTGGTGTAAAATAgtaaattattatctttttgaattACTCACATAAAAGGAAGATGCGTTTTATTACATGTGATTAATTTGAAATTAGAAATAAATCATctcgattttattttttaaaaagccaAAATAAATGTAGATAAAAACCCCCTATCAAGCATAAGATATTCTTAACAAGGGAACAAAAGAGTACAAGTGATcaaggaaaacaaaacaaaagggtTAGTCCAATGCAAACTGAAGGGTAAGGCCACGACATATGAAAGTCGAAAAATAAGTTCGCATTTAGAGCTTTAAACCATCACCATAAATAAAGCTTAACATGATCTAATAGTTGCTTCTTAGATGAGATTTTGGCGGAGAAAAAAACTCGGAGAATTATACTCCTTTCAGATGACTTGAATACATATCATCTAGATAACATGAAAACAATAGCAGATATCTTTATAAAACAAGTGGGAGCCAACAAATTGAAACACAGGTACCCCATCACATCAATAGGCAAGACACTTTGAACTTCTGACCAACGGAGAACATCAATccaaaatgttgtcaaaaaaaacacacacactcAAAAAGTATATGATTATTAGTTTTCTCTATTTTGCAACCCTCTAAGCATACTAACGAATTCAGGTGAATGACGATGCGACACACCAAATTGTCTTTGGTAGGAATCATCTTGTTCAAAAGcctcaaaacaaataaaagcaCCGCGTTGTTTCAAATGATTTTTGTGAAAGAATCGTGAATATGTTGCTCCACTTGGGCAAATAAATGATACACTCATTTGGTAGAATCATGCTTCCAAATTCATTTGTCTGACATGCTATCCTACAAAATAACGTTATCGAACATAAAAATACACTCTCCCACATGATCCTCCTCCCAAGCAAGTAATATCATCCACCATGAACAGTCTACCCCCCacccaccatcatcatcatcataaccTCTTCACTTCGCTGCTGAAACATTACCTTCTACTGTCAACTCAGACAACCGCCTAACGCTTACCCACAATGGTACTCTCTGTAACCAAGGATCATTTCAAAAAGATGTGTTTTCACCATGATCCACTCGACACACTACTTCATTTGCGAACAAACCACCCACATCTGGATCAACTTTATCTTTAATACAACATAAGTCTTTTCACCAACCCAACACCTTACTACTCCTTTCCTTTTATACAAATTTATTAATACTTGTGTGCATGACAAGTTTTAGTAATTAGTTATTAGATTATTTTGTGTCCTTCTTCTGGGTTCGAACCAGGATTTTCAACTCTTTATCACTTAGCACTAGTTAAGCTATCCGATCTTACAGGTGGAAATAGGCTAGGCTTTGCAAGGCCTAAGTCaattgtgtaaaaaaatttaagacttGAGTCTGACTTATGGCTTGTCGTAAGCTTTTTTTTAGGCCAAAGTCTAGCCTCTTGAAAGTCTAGTATGACTTTTTAGTCTATTTAAAAGTGTATTTCATATGATATATGTTTAAATAGACTAGCATACTAATAGATCAATGAGATTAAATTCTCTTTTGATATTTAACATGATTTTATAGAGAATTCAACTATATATGATATCGTATTTCAgttctaatttataataatacatttaaaaaatatgtgaaCAGTGAATGTAAACAAATAAGCTTAAATTACTAAAAATGTTgacaaatttataacttatttcaaaatacaaagtttaatataataataaacgtggtaataaataatatcatttctattgacttcctttaaaaaaatattattaatattggcTTAAATAGGCTAACTTCATAGGTCTTAGaagccttgtttttttttttttttaaattatcttttATCTACCATTTTTAGCTAAATAGATTTATTAAAAAGTCTAAgcattatatattttaaaaaaagtctgaTGTAGACTAATTCGTAGGTCTCGCTAAGTCGGTCTTATTTATTTTCACTCATATCCAACCCccaaaaaagttttatttaaacTAAAAATGTACATGAATTAAATCATTTAGTTGGTAAAAAATTAGCTCCTAcaacttttgtcaaaaataaaaataaaactttttgtcataaaaaaattcatatcagTATATGtatatcataaaaaagaaaatccaaTGAAGAGACATTTTAGAATGATTTGATTGAAGCTTTCATATCTCACCTTACAAATTGCaatcaattattttgatttgatttgtaaATGCTTAAATTAAGATTAAAAGGACTTGATACACTTTAAAAATCCAACAATTTAGCCGGATAATAAGGGGTGAAAATCTTTTACTTAAATGTTTTGATTTAaaaccaataaataaattatcttgatttaaaataaacatattttcttaCTGGTCCACCTAATCAACCCAGATTTTCCAATGTCTCAAACCAAATAACTCCTACTTGGCCACCACGCCAGCGAAGGTGAAAAGGAAACAGCATGTGGTTCTAATCACACAAAACAAATTTACCAAAACACCCTCAAGCATCTTTTTTATCCTTATCCACTTTTTATGACTATTAATGGTTGGTAATGGGCAATGTAGACATATCACAATTATTACACGTTTCTTCCAATTTACAACTAACAACTACCGTCCAACAACTCttacaattatccaataaaatCCACAAAATCGAATAttcaaaaaacactttttttttttttccttttttacaagACAACTTGCGACTCGCCCACAGACataaaattcaacaaataaaaacacaCAGAGAAGTGAAAAAGATTGCACCTTTTGTTAATTCTTGTGGTTTAATGCTTGTTCTGAAGCAAACCCATTTTTCATAATTGTATCTTGATAAcgttttcatttctttctgcTTCAATTCATCTCTTTGGTaagggtattttttttttttatgaaaagacATGATTGAAAAATCttaaatttatgttgttttgatcATGTTTTGTTTTATGGTTTCTTGATTTTGATTCAGATCTCAATTGGGTTATTGTTTTTgcactttttttgttgaatgCATTACTCACTGTTTGAAAATGTTTATgtcttttcttgtttttctctgttttttgcTTGGTAGTTTATGTTTCTTGTGTGCATGCTAGTTACTAGTTAGTAGTATTCATGGTTTTCTGTATGAAAAcgtgttatttaatattttgattaatttgattataCATTTGTAACCGACACAAGGCTTCAAACTATATCACTAATCCGAAATGCGGGTTCTTGATTGGTCTATACAATTATTTTGCAGTTTTgtttatattcattaattaattaattacgaAATTTGGTTATTTCAAGTGAGGTGGGTTTAAGATCTTAAAGTAACACATCTGTGTTCTTCTACTGTGATTATTTTATCTCAGATCTGGAAAGAAAGTTAGTTAAATTAGTTAATGAAATTCAAGTATTTGATGGGAATAGTACTTTATAAGGTTTTAGATAATTAGGTTAGATTATATAaataaagttaattaaattagattAGTAGGGGCTTCAATGTTAGTTTCTTGACTTAATCTTATCTTTTGAAACAAATTGTTCGGTTATTGACTGACTATGAAGCACGGGCAGAGACACCGGACACCCCGACACACcaacaccgataataatttgagaaaatgacataattcagtgtaacaATATGTGTTGGTGGGTGTCGTGTCAGTGTCGGACATCGGGACACACCTAATTCGaggagtgtctgtgcttcataggttattgatgcaatttaaatttaaatcataCTGCTGTGGAAGAGCTAGGAAATGTGATGACGGTTTCTCTTTATGTATGAAATTGTGTAGTTTTTCCCTATTGAAGCTTTTTTCTTGTTATGCAGCAACAGCAACACTGACGAGTGAGCATTAGTTTTTTTCAAAACCCGTGACATTCGATTGGCGATAACTGCTAGGAAGCTTGGAGGTACTTCTAATCTTTAGAAGGAAATAATTATTAGTATTCATTGTAGTATTATTGTGGAATACAATGGAGGTCTGTGCTGAAAGTACCCATTGCAATGGGAAACAGACTTTGAAGCATTCTAAACCTGCAGATGAAGTAAAAAGATCAAGTGAAAACACTTGCAGATGTTCTCGTCCAAACGGGAAGCAAAATTTGAAGCAAACTTCCACTTTTGTCAATCATGGTGAGTCTTTCATGATCATGGATTCATGGTTTTGTATTTGCTTATCACAATGGTTCCACACGATTATAATTTTTACTCTGTTGTTTAAAACCTAATATTGGTGAATATATTATGCAGCTGCAAATGCTTGGCATGAGAATAGAAAAAAGTGGGTTGGCGATAAGGCTATGCATTCACCAAGAACACCTAAGGATCCAATTATTAGGTATACCCCAATCCAGCtccatttcttttcatttacAGCAGTTTCATTCGTTGTTAACACTAATGATGGCAGATTTGAATGGTTTTCATCATCTGTTTTTATTTGAGAGAGAAaacaatataaagaaaaaaaatgggatAGTGAATTAGAAGGGGTtttatctttcacatttttcttgtttctGCATTCatgtttaagaaataaaaattactttGCTAATTGGaatcaacataattcattaCCCTTCTAATCATGCTCCCCTTTTCTGGTCTTACTCTTACTTAAATACTACAAACTCTAATCAGGCATACTCGTATAGTCTTTTTCAGGGTAAATTTACTGTTTACTCCCCTCTAGTTTCTCACATTTTCAATTCACCCCCTCAATCTCAATCCCCCTTTGCATTGAAGTGAACTGAAactgtttataatatttttacatgCATATTTCTTGTTGCTGCGTTGATTGCAGATGGCACAATGTACGTGCCACACAAACGTTTGGTTGCTAATAGCTTTATTCAAATACACAAGATTTGAAAACATAATGTGCCTCTCTTATCAAGAGCATTGATCAAAACATACTATGTACTTTTGTTTGATTTCCTTTCAAGTGATATGATAGTTTTGGGGATAATGTCTAAACCCGTGTTTTAGTACAATTGGTTTATAGATATACTGTAGTAATGTGCTTTCCAtaatttttatgcatttatttggctatcattttatgacaactcacaattttatttaatttatttcagcTGGTCAACATCATACGAAGACCTACTTTCTACTCACGAACCTTTTGCTGAACGAATACCCTTGCCTGTAAGATGTCAATACCCTTAGCTTACCTAAAAGAATACAtgtaatatattaaaatatatatgttcatACAAAATCTGCTAATTGAAGCTGAAGAGAAAGGAAAATCACTCTTTGATGCTCTTTAGAGTTAGATATTTGCATACTGTTTGAAGTCATTGAATATGATGCTGTAGCTTTACCTGCTTTAAGCTTtctgtatatttttttcaatgtacTGATTCATATTTTATATGGATTTGTGGCTCATACAGGAGATGGTAGATTTCTTAGTTGATATTTGGCTTGACGAAGAAGGCACCTTTGAATAAATCGTTGACGCTTCTTGTACAACAGTAACTGAAACAAGAAGTGTGTAATACCCTTTAACCAGCAATAACCTCAATTAACCACCTAGCATAGCTTGATTTGATGTAATAGTATTCTTCAgggttgatattttttattgtattcCTGATTTTCTTTATGTGCCTCTCTTAGGAGACTCTGCTCGAGTCTGGTTCCCTAGAGgcttttagtttttttcttttggcctTTGTTCCTCTTTAtttattcacaaaaaaaaaaaaaaaattatttttccacCATTTATCTAgtaagttttattgtgaaaaaagtaaaaatataaaggtTAAAAAGTTAAAACGCGCCAGGTAGGGGTCGAACCTACGACCTTCTGCTTAGGAAACAGACGCTCTATCCACTGAGCTACAAGCGCAGTTCTTATGGTCTGTATTATATATTTCATGTTTTGATCAATACCACTGAGCTAAAGACGCTCTATACAACATTATGTCATTGAACATGTGCCTGAGTAAAGTTTGAATGTCTTATTCATTTGGTCATGAAACGATAGAAGAGGATAAACAAATATGTACTGACATTTGTTCTATGGACAAGTGGCACCAAAATTAGGTGTCcttgaataaattattgtattctacaaacattttataaataaataatagatatatttcaaaacctttttaaaaataactattCTAATTTTGTAATTAGTCTTCCCTCAAGTATTATAAATTTGTCTTGTGGTTCTCCAATTccgtgtattttttttattttatatagacTCCAATTCCGTGTATTGTTTAGATAATATAACAGTGGTTTGAACAAACTCAGCTTATTAGTGTAGTTCAATGGTAAATGTATAAACTTTATGAGAATGATATTAAAAAACATTAACTTTAactaatacttttttattttttacatttttaattaattttttaatcacaAACATTTGTCCCGATAGTGGTTGATGGATTCATCATACATGATGATAGTGGTTGATATATGATTTTATCGTGTAGCACTCACACAGGATCTTTTCTCTTCCCTCCAACAATTTTACATGACACTTGCTCAACAAGCAAAGCATGAGTTGGATTATTATCaccataataatattttttttttcattgtttaatttgtttcatgttttgattaatttttttgtcgaactttatttatttttagattaatAACAATCGTTatccttctttaaaaaaaacaattgttatcCTAAATAATGAACGGTtaacttgaaagaaaaaaagttaatagACAATAATATTATACTGTTTGTTGCTcttttatttatgattatgtCTATGCCGCCACGTTTGATATAATAGCTCAGTGTTAAGAGTTTATCCCACTACAGTTAtctcaaatatatttatttcttaaatttatgTGATAAAAAGTAATATACCATTAAATTATTATACatcaaataaaacatatttttaataaaaatgaagaaatgtgattttttttcttccactaaacaaacaatttcttcattttttattaaaataataataatataaaaatgaaaaattcctTCTATTTTTCTAAGTTCGAACATATGAAAATTTTAACTTGTCAGATAGAGTTGTGATCTgtgtgtttaaaaaaataattgttggaAGATGTCAGCACCTTAAATgacaatcttttttctttttaatatttgctttgagcaaataaatcacataaacaaaAGGTAACACTTTTACAAATAAATCTCACAATGCACAAATGTGTACACCACACTCTAAAGTTGTATGTTGTAACTCATTATGTAGACCACATTATAAGGTTGTAACTCAATAAAAACATTATGAGAAAATATTACAATAAcattcaaaaacataaaataagtaAAACTCCAATCTTCTGTTATCTCTACATACATGTATTCTAAACTACAATTTGATTACATGTCACCTCACCAATaccccctaactaattttcTATAAGCATTCAACATAtgattctctctttttcttttccttattTTCCATCTATCTATTTATTACTACATATTTACATATGTCAAGGGaatatgataataataataattttgtaaaaaaattctgataataataataacaataataaaattatatttaaaagtaTAGTTGAAAACGTGTGGTTATTTGATTATATGGtacatttttttgataaatgtcttttatcaatatttctttttttaggagTTAGTACCATAGATATGTTGCtctctttttttagtttttttcatCAGCcatttacaaatttatttattatatatagaaGTTCAACACATAGCCAAATAacctaattattaatttatatagtaataaaatatatatttttctactaaaaaatgatataacgtgtaccaataaaaagagatatcttaacttttaaaagttgaagaataaaattgatcaataaaTGCTATATAGAGGTCATAGCTTAAATTAGTCCaaataaatgagataataatatatactataaaaacaaaacaaaaaaaagtgtaattgatctaatcaattaaaatatataccttaaagattataaaaacattattgtttaattacaccatcataattgagtttactcCTTAACATTCCTTCAAATATAACTTACAAAGTTGAAAAGTTCAGTGCATAAtaaat is from Medicago truncatula cultivar Jemalong A17 chromosome 1, MtrunA17r5.0-ANR, whole genome shotgun sequence and encodes:
- the LOC25484919 gene encoding uncharacterized protein — encoded protein: MEVCAESTHCNGKQTLKHSKPADEVKRSSENTCRCSRPNGKQNLKQTSTFVNHAANAWHENRKKWVGDKAMHSPRTPKDPIISWSTSYEDLLSTHEPFAERIPLPEMVDFLVDIWLDEEGTFE